The following proteins come from a genomic window of Nostoc sp. ATCC 53789:
- the rpsB gene encoding 30S ribosomal protein S2 has product MPVVSLAQMMESGVHFGHQTRRWNPKMSPYIYTSRNGVHIIDLVQTAQLMDNAYNYMRSHAEQGKKFLFVGTKRQAAGIIAQEASRCGSHYINQRWLGGMLTNWATIKTRVDRLKDLERREETGALDLLPKKEASMLRREMTKLQKYLGGIKTMRKVPDIVVIVDQRREYNAVQECQKLNIPIVSMLDTNCDPDVVDIPIPANDDAIRSIKLIVGKLADAIYEGRHGQLDAEDDYEDYDGSEYDDDYEETEYTDAVIPEEEPEE; this is encoded by the coding sequence ATGCCAGTAGTTTCATTGGCTCAAATGATGGAGTCAGGGGTTCACTTTGGGCATCAGACCCGGCGTTGGAACCCAAAAATGTCTCCTTACATTTATACTTCCCGCAATGGTGTGCATATTATCGACTTGGTGCAAACTGCCCAGTTGATGGATAATGCTTACAATTACATGCGATCGCACGCTGAACAAGGGAAGAAATTTCTTTTTGTCGGCACCAAGCGCCAAGCAGCTGGAATTATCGCCCAAGAAGCTAGCCGTTGTGGTTCCCACTACATTAACCAACGCTGGTTGGGCGGAATGTTGACGAACTGGGCAACCATCAAAACACGGGTTGACCGTTTGAAAGATTTAGAACGCCGTGAAGAAACTGGCGCACTAGATTTATTACCGAAAAAAGAAGCCTCAATGCTACGTCGGGAAATGACGAAGCTTCAGAAATATTTAGGCGGCATTAAAACAATGCGGAAAGTGCCCGATATCGTGGTAATCGTAGACCAACGACGGGAATATAACGCAGTTCAAGAATGCCAAAAGCTGAATATTCCCATTGTCTCCATGTTGGATACAAACTGCGATCCAGATGTAGTAGATATCCCCATCCCAGCAAACGACGATGCTATCAGATCAATTAAACTGATAGTCGGAAAATTGGCAGATGCCATTTATGAAGGTCGTCACGGTCAGCTAGATGCTGAAGATGATTACGAGGATTACGATGGTAGTGAGTATGACGATGACTACGAAGAAACCGAATATACTGATGCCGTAATTCCCGAAGAGGAACCAGAAGAATAG